In Brevibacillus brevis NBRC 100599, a single genomic region encodes these proteins:
- a CDS encoding prepilin peptidase — translation MLLSMYVIIPILFVMVVAMYTDLRSRLIYDWLTLPGIVYFLLVHACLHPEKWLSYAMGAIVLGGISLLMAVISKGQMGGGDIKLLALVGAAVGWQAGLVVLMLTYLLAGVSVLPIWVISKMTGRMKLNREIPLAPFIAGGTSLMLVMVRYY, via the coding sequence ATGTTGTTATCCATGTATGTCATCATTCCCATTCTTTTCGTAATGGTAGTCGCTATGTATACCGACCTGCGCAGTCGTCTCATTTACGACTGGCTGACGCTTCCGGGAATCGTATATTTTCTCCTCGTGCATGCGTGCCTTCATCCGGAAAAATGGCTATCCTATGCGATGGGCGCTATCGTGCTGGGCGGAATCTCACTGCTCATGGCGGTAATCAGTAAAGGGCAGATGGGCGGAGGCGATATCAAGCTGCTGGCTTTGGTGGGAGCGGCGGTTGGATGGCAAGCGGGATTGGTCGTACTCATGCTTACGTATTTGCTCGCGGGAGTCAGTGTACTTCCCATATGGGTCATATCCAAGATGACGGGCAGAATGAAGCTTAACCGAGAGATACCACTGGCGCCATTTATCGCTGGAGGAACCAGTCTAATGCTGGTCATGGTTAGGTATTACTAG
- a CDS encoding SAF domain-containing protein gives MLESKRRAIIFLVLSFLLAALAGFLFLQKIKDMNAQLGEMVEIYEANADIPSRALIQPDQLTVREIPKKYADDSYVIDKASLKNQVTIVPLSKGDIITKNIMKPANVVRDENNRLVTVFSSNNIVFDQELEALDRVDIIISHEVSGKPVTEVFMKDVPVAMVAKSENSFKGVALELPFEEAPKFIHQQHYAQMVRILKANVGKGDLGIPDPFVEPTPEQTKPPGKPADAKPGTPVVMPPAAQPAGQPAVQTPPTAPVQPQSKPTSVPPQPTNQPPKTGG, from the coding sequence ATGTTGGAATCAAAACGTAGAGCAATCATCTTCCTTGTATTATCGTTCCTACTTGCTGCTCTGGCGGGCTTTCTGTTTTTGCAAAAAATCAAGGATATGAACGCGCAGCTTGGCGAGATGGTGGAAATTTACGAGGCGAATGCAGACATTCCATCTCGGGCACTGATTCAACCCGACCAATTGACGGTAAGGGAAATCCCCAAAAAGTACGCGGATGATTCGTATGTGATCGATAAAGCCAGTTTGAAAAATCAAGTCACGATTGTCCCTTTGTCCAAGGGGGATATCATTACGAAAAACATCATGAAGCCAGCAAATGTTGTTCGGGACGAGAACAACAGGCTCGTGACGGTATTTTCATCGAATAATATCGTCTTCGACCAAGAGTTGGAAGCGCTAGACCGGGTCGACATCATTATCTCGCATGAGGTGAGTGGAAAGCCCGTAACGGAAGTGTTCATGAAAGATGTACCGGTCGCCATGGTAGCAAAATCGGAGAACAGCTTCAAGGGCGTGGCTTTGGAACTGCCGTTTGAGGAAGCGCCGAAATTCATTCACCAGCAGCATTACGCCCAGATGGTTCGCATTTTGAAAGCGAATGTGGGCAAAGGAGATTTGGGCATTCCTGATCCGTTTGTGGAGCCTACCCCGGAACAGACGAAACCGCCTGGCAAACCAGCCGACGCCAAACCTGGGACACCAGTAGTAATGCCACCTGCGGCACAGCCTGCCGGACAGCCCGCCGTCCAGACACCACCAACGGCTCCGGTTCAGCCACAAAGCAAACCAACTTCGGTACCACCGCAGCCAACTAATCAACCACCGAAAACCGGAGGATAA
- a CDS encoding AAA family ATPase, with translation MNKDMKILVVADYDSVKDMLREILSVYEQVRYTTSSEVKKEIDRIGPDVVLLVQPEDGAGVELVQYIQGELPEGIVIYLTERQDFVLLRDVVRAGAVEYIVMPDELNLLSDRLDKISDLSLIKQRKKGADVSGKAFVRGRGKVYSFYSGKGGSGRTQLATGFAQALKLESTASVLLIDLNLQYGGVETFLSFENNRTLGDLMPVMDEINEFHIRNVAQRENYSKLEVLVSPRDAETAENMSEAFVTRLIRASRRSYDFVILDLPTHMNELTFAALSESDMIYYVMNLDTPSVQIYQLVEDLFKRLRIDTAGRLEVIVNQVGRDNELNVSDLKGLFNAPITAEISRDHQGVQAAVNQGRPLQKEPNEKKLSPAAKDIRKWVLKKLS, from the coding sequence ATGAACAAAGATATGAAAATTCTCGTCGTTGCGGATTACGACTCTGTAAAAGACATGCTGAGGGAAATTCTGTCCGTTTACGAGCAAGTACGATACACGACTTCCAGCGAAGTGAAAAAAGAAATTGACCGCATTGGACCCGATGTCGTTTTGCTCGTGCAGCCGGAAGACGGAGCAGGAGTAGAACTGGTGCAGTATATACAAGGGGAGCTGCCGGAGGGCATTGTCATTTATCTGACGGAAAGACAGGATTTTGTCTTGCTGCGAGATGTCGTCCGTGCGGGTGCGGTTGAATACATTGTCATGCCTGATGAGCTCAACCTTTTGTCTGATCGTCTCGACAAAATATCCGATCTATCCCTAATCAAACAGAGAAAAAAGGGCGCGGATGTATCCGGCAAGGCTTTTGTGAGAGGACGGGGGAAGGTGTACTCCTTTTACAGCGGAAAAGGGGGAAGCGGGCGAACGCAGCTGGCAACAGGCTTTGCGCAAGCATTGAAGCTGGAATCTACGGCAAGTGTGCTGCTCATCGACCTCAATCTCCAATACGGCGGTGTAGAAACCTTCTTGTCGTTTGAAAACAACCGTACATTGGGTGATCTGATGCCAGTTATGGATGAAATCAACGAATTTCATATTCGCAACGTGGCGCAGAGGGAGAACTATTCCAAGCTGGAGGTGCTGGTCAGCCCGCGGGATGCCGAGACAGCCGAGAATATGTCCGAAGCCTTCGTCACCAGGCTGATCCGTGCCAGTCGCCGCAGTTATGACTTTGTCATTCTTGACCTGCCAACGCATATGAACGAGCTAACCTTTGCCGCTTTGTCAGAGTCGGACATGATTTACTACGTGATGAATCTGGATACACCGTCCGTACAAATTTACCAACTCGTGGAAGACCTGTTCAAACGGCTTCGGATTGATACGGCAGGCAGGCTCGAAGTGATCGTCAACCAGGTGGGACGGGATAACGAACTGAACGTATCGGATTTGAAAGGATTATTCAACGCTCCGATTACTGCTGAAATCAGCAGAGATCATCAAGGAGTTCAAGCTGCCGTTAATCAAGGCCGACCATTGCAAAAAGAACCGAATGAGAAGAAGCTCTCTCCGGCTGCGAAAGACATCAGAAAATGGGTACTCAAGAAACTGTCATAA
- a CDS encoding CpaF family protein, giving the protein MALFRRKQEQTAPGDEAKQTTLAATLAAPSFNPYIDELAEHYKTRLLRETNLERLTSLGSDEMRLAIERLVSQYMSEEKVVIPRNEKDILLTRLINESVGLGPLEPLLADPEITEISINGHNLVYVEKRGRLELTDLKFRDEEHLRHIVDRIVAPLGRRIDESSPMVDARLKDGSRVNAVIPPISLNGTLVSIRKFRKEPFLMDDLMQFGSFSEAMSQFIQAVVEAKMNVLISGGTGSGKTTLLNATAKAIPHYERVITIEDSAELKLTHPNCIGMEARPPNMEGTGEVTIRQLVRNSLRMRPDRIIVGEVRGPEAFDMLQAMNTGHEGSLTTVHANSPQDAFNRLEGMVVMAGMDLPSSIVREYIVSALDIIVQVTRLSDGTRKIVSISEVAKTEDKRVEVNEIFRFQRKGIGAKGEVLGYFTATGVIPRCLERLQVFGINLDESMFRAEGGKQRDHAYSV; this is encoded by the coding sequence ATGGCTTTATTCCGACGCAAGCAAGAGCAGACAGCGCCAGGGGATGAGGCAAAGCAGACGACACTCGCTGCCACACTAGCAGCTCCTTCCTTCAATCCGTATATTGACGAGCTGGCTGAGCATTACAAGACCCGACTCTTACGTGAAACCAACCTGGAGAGGTTGACTAGTCTTGGTTCAGATGAGATGCGTCTCGCAATCGAGCGTCTCGTCTCCCAATACATGTCGGAAGAGAAAGTAGTCATTCCACGAAATGAAAAGGACATTCTGCTTACTCGTTTGATCAATGAATCGGTGGGGCTTGGCCCACTTGAACCGCTGCTTGCCGATCCAGAAATCACGGAGATCTCGATTAACGGACATAACCTGGTATACGTCGAGAAACGGGGAAGGCTGGAATTAACCGATTTAAAATTTCGAGACGAGGAACACTTGCGGCATATCGTGGACCGGATTGTGGCACCGCTTGGCCGTCGAATCGATGAAAGCTCGCCGATGGTCGACGCCCGTCTGAAGGATGGAAGCCGTGTGAATGCCGTCATCCCTCCGATCAGTCTCAATGGCACACTCGTTTCGATCCGTAAATTTCGCAAAGAGCCTTTCTTGATGGATGATCTGATGCAATTTGGTTCTTTCAGTGAAGCGATGTCTCAGTTCATTCAAGCCGTGGTGGAAGCCAAAATGAACGTGCTGATCTCCGGCGGGACCGGTAGTGGTAAGACAACGCTACTGAATGCGACAGCAAAAGCGATTCCGCACTACGAACGTGTCATAACTATTGAGGATTCGGCCGAGTTGAAGCTAACTCACCCCAACTGTATTGGGATGGAGGCACGCCCGCCCAATATGGAGGGAACAGGGGAAGTCACCATCCGTCAGCTCGTGCGAAACTCGCTTCGGATGAGGCCAGACCGAATCATCGTCGGGGAGGTACGGGGTCCAGAGGCATTCGACATGCTGCAGGCCATGAATACCGGGCATGAAGGATCACTTACAACTGTTCACGCCAACTCACCACAGGATGCCTTTAACCGTTTGGAAGGGATGGTCGTTATGGCTGGAATGGATTTGCCCTCCTCGATTGTCCGCGAATATATCGTCAGTGCGCTGGATATCATCGTCCAAGTCACCCGCCTTTCAGACGGAACACGTAAAATCGTTTCGATTTCGGAAGTAGCGAAAACGGAAGACAAACGAGTAGAGGTCAACGAGATTTTTCGTTTCCAGCGAAAGGGAATCGGCGCAAAAGGGGAGGTGCTTGGCTACTTTACGGCAACAGGGGTAATTCCACGGTGCTTGGAGAGGCTCCAAGTTTTTGGAATCAATCTGGATGAATCCATGTTCAGGGCGGAAGGAGGGAAGCAGCGTGACCATGCCTATTCTGTTTAG
- a CDS encoding type II secretion system F family protein, giving the protein MTMPILFSFAVLFGIWGMYEYLGYRAKKTEWKKKAEEWFEVKGKRKSVVIVWGDKFDQTPYAKEIQKKLIKANFALAPSEFYGILIVGTMVLAFLLSNVVNISFPFNFMIGAVVMYLIQNVLFFVRRNKYQERLNEQLSEVCRLLANSLRAGLTLSQGISLVAKEMNYPAGDEFSRMARELQLGVSFDRALSDMEKRIPTREFRIFTATLLIQRRAGGNLSQVLQEMAETLEDRRIVNQEIKTMTAEQRYVSILVPIMPVALVLMMNTMNKGFIDPLFSGFGLFLLGLFVIGTLLSYILVKKVTNIKV; this is encoded by the coding sequence GTGACCATGCCTATTCTGTTTAGTTTCGCGGTGTTGTTTGGCATCTGGGGCATGTACGAGTATCTCGGTTATCGGGCCAAGAAGACCGAATGGAAAAAGAAAGCGGAAGAATGGTTCGAGGTAAAGGGAAAACGAAAAAGCGTCGTCATCGTTTGGGGAGATAAATTTGACCAAACGCCCTATGCCAAGGAAATCCAAAAAAAGCTGATCAAAGCGAACTTCGCGCTTGCGCCCTCGGAGTTTTACGGAATTTTGATCGTAGGTACCATGGTGCTTGCCTTCTTGCTCAGTAACGTCGTGAATATTTCTTTTCCTTTTAACTTCATGATCGGGGCAGTGGTGATGTATCTCATACAGAACGTGCTGTTCTTCGTCCGGCGCAACAAGTACCAGGAGCGATTGAATGAACAGCTGTCCGAAGTGTGTCGCCTTTTAGCCAACTCGCTGCGTGCAGGTCTTACGCTCTCGCAGGGGATCTCACTGGTAGCCAAGGAGATGAATTATCCCGCTGGTGATGAGTTTAGCCGCATGGCACGTGAGCTGCAGCTAGGCGTCAGCTTTGACCGGGCGCTCTCTGACATGGAAAAACGAATACCGACGCGAGAATTCCGGATCTTTACTGCTACCCTGCTGATTCAACGGCGCGCAGGGGGGAATTTGAGCCAGGTGCTGCAAGAAATGGCGGAGACATTGGAGGATCGCCGCATCGTGAATCAGGAAATCAAGACGATGACGGCAGAACAGCGATACGTCTCTATCTTGGTGCCGATCATGCCAGTTGCCCTGGTGCTGATGATGAACACGATGAACAAAGGCTTCATTGATCCGTTGTTTTCCGGATTTGGTCTTTTTCTTCTGGGGTTGTTTGTAATCGGAACTCTCCTGTCCTATATCCTCGTAAAGAAAGTGACCAACATAAAGGTGTGA
- a CDS encoding type II secretion system F family protein, whose product MDALIITCVFLFLLLFAICLKEWYRYSIEKQKLLAHVHEMSGHKNYGVRKQETSSERLVKRLLRYGDDYAVMGQRINFFSESHEVEDWLLRAGRPLDLTVAQFQGVKIFMALLGIIAGTLFFILRFPFSHLGLIAWPLIGYFLPILLLKKKARDRQHQLRYDLPEFLDTVSVTLQAGVSLDQALREVIKFFDGPIREEFSRFNQELDLGVQREKAYEQLLRRNDNPEFQMLIKALIQGMRLGVPIAVTFKAQAENMRRIRKELIKEKAAKASPKVTLITTFIVTPTAIILIGGLMVLNILDNFSLFSDIMP is encoded by the coding sequence ATGGATGCTCTCATAATTACTTGCGTGTTCTTGTTTCTTTTGCTGTTTGCCATCTGCCTAAAAGAGTGGTATCGCTACTCCATCGAGAAGCAAAAGCTGCTCGCACATGTCCATGAGATGAGCGGGCACAAAAACTACGGCGTGCGCAAGCAGGAGACCTCATCCGAGCGTCTGGTCAAACGATTGCTTCGGTATGGAGACGACTATGCTGTCATGGGACAGCGCATCAATTTTTTCAGTGAGTCGCATGAGGTTGAGGATTGGTTGCTCAGGGCTGGGCGGCCACTTGATTTGACCGTGGCCCAATTCCAAGGGGTCAAAATTTTCATGGCTCTGCTCGGCATTATTGCCGGCACGCTGTTTTTTATTCTTCGCTTTCCCTTCTCACATTTAGGATTGATCGCCTGGCCGTTGATTGGCTACTTTTTGCCCATCCTTTTGTTGAAGAAAAAAGCGCGCGATCGTCAACATCAGCTTCGCTATGACCTGCCTGAATTTCTCGACACCGTAAGCGTGACACTTCAGGCGGGGGTGAGTCTCGATCAGGCTTTGCGCGAAGTCATCAAGTTTTTTGATGGGCCGATTCGGGAAGAGTTTTCCCGATTCAATCAAGAGCTGGATCTCGGTGTGCAAAGGGAAAAGGCGTATGAACAATTGCTACGACGCAACGACAATCCGGAGTTTCAAATGCTGATCAAAGCGCTCATTCAGGGGATGCGCCTGGGGGTGCCGATTGCCGTCACGTTCAAGGCGCAGGCGGAAAATATGAGGAGAATCCGCAAAGAGCTAATCAAGGAAAAGGCGGCCAAGGCGTCGCCAAAAGTAACCCTGATCACTACGTTTATCGTGACTCCTACAGCGATTATCCTAATTGGCGGTTTGATGGTATTGAATATTTTGGATAACTTCAGTTTGTTCTCCGACATCATGCCATGA
- a CDS encoding Flp family type IVb pilin, translating into MKSMMLKWYVKSQGALRNEKGAQAIEWIALAGVVIAVFGAVMAYFDKDPTLVGESIGDTLSNIIKKLDGN; encoded by the coding sequence ATGAAAAGCATGATGCTGAAATGGTATGTAAAAAGTCAGGGAGCTCTTAGAAACGAAAAAGGAGCACAGGCGATTGAGTGGATCGCGTTGGCAGGTGTAGTCATCGCTGTGTTTGGTGCGGTGATGGCCTACTTTGATAAGGACCCCACACTCGTTGGAGAATCCATTGGGGATACATTGAGCAATATCATCAAAAAATTAGACGGAAATTAA
- a CDS encoding vWA domain-containing protein, with protein MRLVKGIIAVILLLSLLTACSQEPDTSQNAEGQNPSAPPSTETPPTQSQPPDQTGDPNAEMTQEEKVKALEAMAQEGMPLKRETTEDFVNSPPGRFSGVSYDNNREEVLSELKKFPTVEKPDEEMMNKYYLALLGLFAQSYPDPQQIIDELKMASFGNPDIDDPRFKFKESYNVEIILDASGSMAAKSNGKTRMDAAKEAIQAFAESLPEQANVALRVYGHKGSGKESDKTLSCGSSELVYGMQTYNKEKLTQSLNQFQPTGYTPIAYSLQEAKKDLSKLPGDKNTNMIFLVSDGIETCDGDPVEAAKQLAQSEITPIINVIGFGVDGPGQQQLKEVAKAAGGRYVLIQDQKELQDEFNRGKEIANKWKEWKANASYQAVSTRSSRSIDISHFALKWSRIAKRENHDLTSAIMTMDASNIISDEFADQLRKLNDEQLEIAQKKADELEQFLDTLNEKSYKEAVDAINQKFAQNTKTN; from the coding sequence ATGAGACTCGTGAAGGGAATAATTGCAGTGATCCTCCTGTTGAGCCTGTTAACGGCGTGTTCGCAGGAGCCGGATACATCTCAGAACGCAGAGGGGCAAAATCCTTCTGCTCCACCAAGCACGGAAACACCGCCTACGCAAAGCCAACCGCCAGACCAAACAGGAGACCCAAACGCCGAGATGACGCAAGAAGAAAAGGTAAAAGCGTTGGAGGCCATGGCACAGGAAGGAATGCCGTTAAAGCGGGAAACGACAGAGGACTTCGTCAATTCGCCACCAGGACGTTTTTCCGGGGTCTCGTATGACAACAACAGGGAAGAAGTTTTATCCGAACTAAAAAAGTTCCCTACTGTTGAAAAACCAGACGAAGAAATGATGAACAAGTACTACCTTGCCTTGTTAGGGTTGTTTGCCCAAAGCTATCCTGATCCGCAACAGATAATAGACGAACTGAAAATGGCCTCATTTGGGAATCCGGACATCGATGATCCGCGGTTCAAGTTTAAAGAAAGCTACAATGTTGAAATTATCTTGGATGCGAGTGGTAGCATGGCGGCAAAATCGAACGGCAAGACGAGGATGGATGCTGCCAAAGAAGCGATTCAAGCCTTTGCTGAATCTTTGCCGGAACAGGCGAATGTCGCTCTGCGCGTATACGGGCACAAGGGCAGCGGGAAAGAGTCGGATAAAACACTGTCTTGCGGAAGCAGTGAGCTGGTGTACGGGATGCAGACTTATAACAAAGAAAAACTGACGCAATCTTTAAATCAGTTCCAACCTACCGGATATACTCCGATTGCTTACTCTTTGCAGGAAGCAAAAAAGGATTTAAGCAAATTGCCTGGGGATAAGAACACCAATATGATCTTCCTCGTCAGTGACGGAATCGAGACGTGCGATGGTGACCCTGTCGAAGCTGCCAAACAGTTGGCCCAATCCGAGATTACGCCGATTATTAACGTGATTGGATTTGGTGTAGACGGTCCGGGGCAGCAGCAGTTGAAAGAAGTGGCAAAGGCAGCGGGAGGCCGCTATGTTCTGATTCAAGATCAGAAGGAGCTGCAGGACGAATTCAATCGTGGGAAAGAAATCGCGAACAAGTGGAAAGAGTGGAAAGCCAATGCATCCTACCAAGCCGTATCCACTCGCAGTTCCCGATCGATTGACATCAGTCACTTTGCTTTGAAATGGAGTCGTATCGCCAAACGGGAAAATCATGATCTAACATCTGCAATCATGACTATGGATGCAAGCAACATCATTTCCGATGAGTTCGCCGATCAACTGCGGAAGTTGAACGATGAGCAGCTGGAAATTGCACAGAAAAAGGCAGATGAGCTGGAGCAATTCCTGGATACCTTGAACGAGAAGTCCTATAAGGAAGCCGTGGATGCGATCAACCAGAAGTTTGCACAAAACACGAAAACAAACTAG